A stretch of the Arachis stenosperma cultivar V10309 chromosome 6, arast.V10309.gnm1.PFL2, whole genome shotgun sequence genome encodes the following:
- the LOC130936519 gene encoding protein sym-1-like isoform X2 yields MASVTHIFPLFTNLSSQPLISCLPSSPISRLPCTQSCAHPSLTSTCSLPSFVTNLRFRNSRLSALPDDASGGSRGPGGSDSGGGSGGGDGSHAGGGDNSSFLSWYLAVLGKNPVAVKAITSAILTLIGDLICQLVIDQVRYLDLKRMFIFTLLGFVLVGPTLHFWYLYLSKLVTLPGALGALLRLVIDQFLFSPVFIAVFLATLVTLEGGPSQAIPKLKQEWFSSVVANWQLWIPFQFLNFRFVPQQFQL; encoded by the exons ATGGCGTCAGTGACTCACATTTTCCCACTCTTCACTAACCTTTCTTCTCAACCACTCATTTCCTGTCTTCCTTCTTCTCCAATATCCCGTCTTCCTTGTACCCAATCCTGCGCTCACCCTTCTCTCACCTCCACCTGCTCTCTCCCTTCCTTCGTAACCAATCTCCGCTTCCGCAATTCCCGCCTCTCTGCCCTACCCGACGACGCTTCTGGCGGATCTCGTGGACCTGGAGGCTCCGATTCCGGCGGCGGTAGTGGCGGCGGCGACGGCAGCCACGCTGGTGGAGGAGATAATTCGTCATTCTTGTCATG GTATTTGGCTGTTCTTGGAAAAAACCCTGTTGCAGTAAAAGCTATAACATCTgcaattttgacactaattggAGATTTGATATGCCAG CTTGTAATAGACCAAGTGCGGTATTTGGACTTGAAGAGGATGTTTATTTTCACTCTGCTTGGTTTTGTCTTAGTAGGTCCAACATTGCATTTCTG GTACTTGTATCTAAGTAAATTGGTTACACTACCTGGAGCATTGGGTGCACTTTTGCGTCTTGTAATTGATCAG TTCTTATTTTCCCCCGTATTCATTGCGGTTTTCTTAGCTACATTGGTCACACTTGAGGGAGGGCCATCACAAGCTATCCCCAAACTTAAACAG GAGTGGTTTTCTTCTGTTGTGGCAAACTGGCAATTATGGATACCTTTTCAATTTCTCAACTTCAGATTTGTTCCGCAGCAATTCCAG ttGTAG
- the LOC130936519 gene encoding protein sym-1-like isoform X1: MASVTHIFPLFTNLSSQPLISCLPSSPISRLPCTQSCAHPSLTSTCSLPSFVTNLRFRNSRLSALPDDASGGSRGPGGSDSGGGSGGGDGSHAGGGDNSSFLSWYLAVLGKNPVAVKAITSAILTLIGDLICQLVIDQVRYLDLKRMFIFTLLGFVLVGPTLHFWYLYLSKLVTLPGALGALLRLVIDQFLFSPVFIAVFLATLVTLEGGPSQAIPKLKQEWFSSVVANWQLWIPFQFLNFRFVPQQFQVLAANVIALVWNVILSFKAHKVVQK; the protein is encoded by the exons ATGGCGTCAGTGACTCACATTTTCCCACTCTTCACTAACCTTTCTTCTCAACCACTCATTTCCTGTCTTCCTTCTTCTCCAATATCCCGTCTTCCTTGTACCCAATCCTGCGCTCACCCTTCTCTCACCTCCACCTGCTCTCTCCCTTCCTTCGTAACCAATCTCCGCTTCCGCAATTCCCGCCTCTCTGCCCTACCCGACGACGCTTCTGGCGGATCTCGTGGACCTGGAGGCTCCGATTCCGGCGGCGGTAGTGGCGGCGGCGACGGCAGCCACGCTGGTGGAGGAGATAATTCGTCATTCTTGTCATG GTATTTGGCTGTTCTTGGAAAAAACCCTGTTGCAGTAAAAGCTATAACATCTgcaattttgacactaattggAGATTTGATATGCCAG CTTGTAATAGACCAAGTGCGGTATTTGGACTTGAAGAGGATGTTTATTTTCACTCTGCTTGGTTTTGTCTTAGTAGGTCCAACATTGCATTTCTG GTACTTGTATCTAAGTAAATTGGTTACACTACCTGGAGCATTGGGTGCACTTTTGCGTCTTGTAATTGATCAG TTCTTATTTTCCCCCGTATTCATTGCGGTTTTCTTAGCTACATTGGTCACACTTGAGGGAGGGCCATCACAAGCTATCCCCAAACTTAAACAG GAGTGGTTTTCTTCTGTTGTGGCAAACTGGCAATTATGGATACCTTTTCAATTTCTCAACTTCAGATTTGTTCCGCAGCAATTCCAG GTCCTTGCTGCTAATGTTATTGCTTTGGTATGGAATGTTATTCTCTCATTTAAGGCGCACAAAGTTGTTCAAAAATAG
- the LOC130933229 gene encoding protein ROOT PRIMORDIUM DEFECTIVE 1 — translation MNLLSSFFRHQNSHPFTPFLFLQRRWKKPTISAQTRLEDRVRDTHLDNLVSCMSKLRLILGIHTFMSSRKRGTFVSLQLMSRWRNILGLNIPIGSFLRKYPHIFEVFLHPVRKNPCCRVTRKMKELVLMERVVVRNNELEVVKRVKKLLMMSVNGTLRVHALRMIKRELGLPDDFRDSILGKHSDDFRLVGLEVVELVCENGEFGVVAEVEKWREKEYTEKWLSEFETKFAFPIKLPTGFKIEKGFRERLKNWQRLPYTKPYESKEAIRVRNSGSIDRYEKRAVAVLHELLSMTVEKMVHVDHLVHFRRDFAIEVNLRELLLKHPGIFYISTKGKTQTVILREVYRKGSLIEPNPVYTARRNMLELVLLRHRKTKQMVDFDESSKGGNSVVCKANEGVKREGDWVIPFLESCEEKRSF, via the coding sequence ATGAACCTGTTGTCAAGCTTCTTTAGACACCAAAACTCTCACCCTTTCAcccctttcctctttctccAAAGAAGATGGAAGAAACCAACGATCTCTGCACAAACCCGTTTAGAAGACAGGGTTCGAGACACTCACCTCGATAACCTTGTATCCTGCATGTCCAAGCTCAGACTCATCCTTGGAATCCACACCTTCATGTCTTCCCGGAAGCGTGGAACCTTCGTTTCCCTGCAGCTCATGTCCCGCTGGAGGAACATCCTCGGACTCAACATCCCTATTGGCTCCTTCCTCCGCAAGTACCCACACATTTTCGAGGTGTTCCTTCACCCCGTAAGGAAGAACCCGTGTTGCAGGGTCACAAGGAAGATGAAGGAGCTGGTCCTAATGGAACGTGTTGTTGTGAGGAACAATGAGTTGGAGGTTGTGAAGAGGGTGAAGAAGCTTCTTATGATGTCAGTGAATGGCACACTTCGTGTTCATGCTTTGAGGATGATTAAAAGGGAACTTGGTTTGCCTGATGATTTCCGAGACTCAATTTTGGGAAAGCATAGTGATGACTTCAggttggttggcttggaggttgTGGAATTGGTTTGTGAAAATGGTGAATTTGGGGTTGTTGCTGAAGTTGAGAAATGGAGGGAAAAAGAATACACTGAAAAATGGTTGAGTGAGTTTGAGACAAAGTTTGCATTCCCAATTAAACTCCCAACAGGTTTCAAGATTGAGAAAGGATTTAGAGAGAGATTGAAGAATTGGCAGAGGCTTCCTTATACTAAGCCTTATGAGAGCAAAGAGGCCATAAGGGTTAGAAACTCGGGCAGTATTGATCGGTATGAGAAGAGAGCTGTTGCTGTTCTTCACGAGCTTTTGAGCATGACTGTCGAGAAGATGGTTCATGTTGATCATTTGGTGCATTTTCGTAGGGATTTCGCAATCGAGGTTAATCTGCGCGAGTTGTTGCTGAAGCACCCTGGGATATTCTACATATCCACAAAGGGGAAAACTCAGACTGTTATTCTTAGGGAGGTATATAGGAAGGGGAGTTTGATTGAGCCTAATCCTGTTTACACTGCTCGGAGGAACATGTTGGAGCTTGTGTTGTTGCGGCATAGGAAGACAAAACAAATGGTAGATTTTGATGAATCGAGTAAAGGGGGTAACAGTGTGGTATGTAAAGCGAATGAAGGAGTTAAAAGAGAAGGAGATTGGGTGATTCCGTTCTTGGAGAGTTGTGAGGAGAAGAGGTCATTTTGA